AAGAAAAATCATCGGAATGAGCTTTTTGGAATAATTTTCTTGAATCGAGAAAAATTTTCTAACTTTTGCAAAAATAGTATTGCTTTCTTCTAAAAAAGTAATTTTTGCATCTTCTAAAACTAAAAATGAACCTTTTGACTTCAAATAGGAAATAAAGTCAAAATCTGATGCGTTTTTAGGTCTAACAAGTTTTCCGCTAAGTTTTAATAGTGTTCCAATTTCGTATTGATTCCCACGGATAAAAATTTTGTCATTCTCAAATTTTACAAAATTCCCAAAACTAACTTTATCGATAACTTTACTTTCAAAACTAACACTTGAATTTGTAATTTTTGGAAACATTAGCCAATAAGATACTAAAAAAAATAACAATAATATCAGCAAAAAAATAATTTTTTTAAATTCGCCAACAAAAATTAAAAATGAAACTGATAAAAATAACAATACAACTCAGGCAATTCTAAAATTATCAACTAGTAAAATTGTGAAAACACAACTTAAAAAAATTGCTAATCAAGAATAAAATTTTCTTGAAGAATTTTTAAAGTTGCCGAATCAAGATGCAAAGCTCATTCGATTTCTTTTCAAGTTATTTGTTTATTTTTTGATTCTTTTAAAAATGCATGTAATTTTGTTGCTATTTTTTTGTTAGTGATAATTTTTTCTAATGCTTTTAGAGTGATTTTATTTAATGTGGATTTTTTCTCTGCAGGTTTTAAAGAAATTTTTTGGTCACTTGTAACTTCTAGTTCGTACTCATATTGGCTAGTATCATATCCGTG
The sequence above is a segment of the Mesomycoplasma ovipneumoniae genome. Coding sequences within it:
- a CDS encoding MAG0490 family ComEA-like DNA-binding protein — translated: MKKIQVISLIVLAGSLAGFSFLAYKLQSHVTPKKQISVTILHGVRNPGTKFFNYGTKWRQIFADFDVIHGYDTSQYEYELEVTSDQKISLKPAEKKSTLNKITLKALEKIITNKKIATKLHAFLKESKNKQITWKEIEWALHLDSATLKILQENFILD